A stretch of the Methanobacterium veterum genome encodes the following:
- the rpoA2 gene encoding DNA-directed RNA polymerase subunit A'', translating into MKIIKKKKANFPESLIDEIAAASERRELTDKELGELIDRIIKAYERAKVEDGEAVGTVAAQSVGEPGTQMTMRTFHYAGVAELNVTLGLPRLIEIVDARKKISTPTMAIYFEEEYMDDEEFVRRIANQIGKSSMNDILKNFNLNYADMNVVVELDLDKINDKRLDLDDIMKRIEKAFKRVEIDNNILSFEPPSPSIRELRLLADKVRDLQISGVKNIGKVVISREGQEWAIHTEGSNLGSVLKMEGIDKIRTTTNDIHEIEKVLGIEAARNAIIKEAQTTMEEQGLTVDVRHIMLVADMMTADGSVKSIGRHGISGEKASVLARASFEETGKHLLRASIRGEIDHLTGIIENIIIGQPIPLGTGSVGVVMKPRS; encoded by the coding sequence ATGAAAATCATAAAGAAGAAGAAAGCTAATTTTCCTGAAAGTTTAATTGATGAAATAGCTGCTGCCTCCGAAAGACGTGAGTTAACCGATAAAGAGCTTGGAGAATTAATAGACAGAATCATAAAAGCATATGAACGTGCTAAAGTCGAAGATGGTGAAGCAGTAGGTACAGTAGCAGCGCAATCTGTCGGAGAACCAGGTACCCAGATGACAATGAGAACATTTCACTATGCAGGGGTAGCTGAACTAAACGTTACACTTGGTCTTCCAAGGTTAATTGAGATCGTTGATGCGAGGAAAAAAATATCAACTCCAACCATGGCCATATATTTTGAAGAAGAATACATGGATGATGAGGAGTTTGTTAGAAGAATAGCCAACCAGATTGGTAAAAGCAGTATGAACGACATTTTAAAGAATTTTAACCTTAATTACGCCGACATGAATGTTGTTGTAGAACTTGATTTAGACAAGATCAATGATAAGAGATTAGATCTTGATGACATTATGAAGCGAATAGAAAAAGCTTTTAAAAGAGTAGAAATAGATAACAATATACTAAGTTTTGAACCTCCATCACCAAGTATAAGAGAACTGAGACTGCTTGCTGATAAAGTTCGCGACCTTCAAATCAGTGGTGTAAAGAATATCGGAAAAGTAGTTATAAGTAGAGAAGGTCAAGAATGGGCTATACATACAGAAGGTTCAAACCTTGGATCCGTTTTAAAAATGGAAGGTATTGACAAAATCAGAACCACTACAAATGACATACATGAAATAGAAAAAGTTCTGGGAATAGAAGCAGCCAGAAACGCCATAATCAAAGAAGCACAGACCACAATGGAAGAACAGGGACTTACAGTAGACGTAAGACACATTATGCTTGTTGCAGATATGATGACTGCAGATGGTTCTGTAAAATCCATAGGCAGACACGGTATAAGCGGTGAGAAAGCAAGTGTCCTGGCAAGAGCTTCTTTTGAAGAAACTGGAAAACACCTCTTACGAGCCAGCATAAGAGGAGAAATTGACCATCTCACCGGAATAATAGAAAATATTATAATTGGACAGCCAATACCACTTGGAACAGGTTCTGTTGGCGTCGTTATGAAACCAAGATCATAA